A window of Synechococcus sp. MEDNS5 contains these coding sequences:
- the uvrB gene encoding excinuclease ABC subunit UvrB: MPAFDLTAPYSPKGDQPTAIKQLVAGVNGGERYQTLLGATGTGKTFTMANVIAQTGRPALVLAHNKTLAAQLCNELREFFPHNAVEYFISYYDYYQPEAYVPVSDTYIAKTASINEEIDMLRHSATRSLFERRDVIVVASISCIYGLGIPSEYLKAAVKFEVGETLNIRGQLRELVNNQYSRNDTEIARGRFRMKGDVLEIGPAYEDRLVRVELFGDEVEAIRYVDPTTGEILQSLETINIYPAKHFVTPKDRLDTAVQAIRSELNERLDFLNTEGKLLEAQRLEQRTKYDLEMLGQVGYCNGVENYARHLAGREPGSAPECLIDYFPNDWLLIVDESHVTCSQLQAMYNGDQARKKVLIDHGFRLPSAADNRPLKGEEFWTKAHQTVFVSATPGNWELEVSGDEVAQQVIRPTGVLDPVVEVRPTSGQVDDLLGEIRDRAAKNQRVLVTTLTKRMAEDLTDYLAENEVRVRYLHSEIHSIERIEIIQDLRLGEYDVLVGVNLLREGLDLPEVSLVAILDADKEGFLRAERSLIQTIGRAARHVEGVALLYGDNLTDSMAKAISETERRRSIQQAYNEKHGIVPTAAGKKASNSILSFLELSRKLKTDGPDADLVQVAGKAVEALEDDADGMALDALPELIDQLELKMKDAAKKLDFEEAANLRDRIKQLRQKLVGKV; the protein is encoded by the coding sequence ATGCCCGCCTTCGACCTCACTGCTCCCTATAGCCCCAAGGGTGATCAGCCGACGGCGATCAAGCAGCTGGTGGCGGGGGTGAATGGTGGGGAGCGCTATCAGACCTTGCTGGGGGCAACGGGCACGGGTAAAACCTTCACGATGGCCAATGTGATCGCCCAGACCGGCCGGCCAGCCTTGGTTCTGGCGCATAACAAAACTCTGGCGGCCCAGCTCTGCAACGAGTTGCGGGAGTTCTTCCCCCACAACGCCGTGGAGTATTTCATCTCCTATTACGACTACTACCAGCCGGAGGCCTACGTTCCGGTGAGCGACACGTATATCGCCAAAACGGCGTCGATCAATGAAGAGATCGACATGTTGCGCCACTCGGCGACTCGGTCGCTGTTTGAACGCCGCGATGTGATCGTGGTGGCTTCGATCAGCTGCATCTACGGCCTGGGAATACCGAGTGAATACCTCAAGGCGGCGGTGAAGTTTGAGGTGGGGGAGACGCTGAACATTCGCGGCCAGCTGCGGGAGCTGGTGAATAACCAATACAGCCGCAACGACACGGAGATCGCCCGCGGCCGCTTCCGGATGAAAGGCGATGTGCTGGAGATCGGCCCCGCCTATGAAGACCGGCTGGTGCGGGTGGAGTTGTTCGGCGATGAGGTGGAGGCGATCCGCTACGTGGACCCCACCACCGGTGAGATCCTCCAGAGCCTGGAAACGATCAACATCTATCCGGCCAAGCACTTCGTGACCCCGAAGGATCGGTTGGATACGGCGGTGCAGGCGATCCGCTCAGAGCTCAACGAACGGCTTGATTTTTTGAACACCGAGGGCAAGCTGCTGGAGGCGCAACGGCTGGAGCAGCGCACCAAATACGACCTGGAGATGCTGGGCCAGGTGGGCTATTGCAATGGGGTGGAGAACTACGCCCGCCATCTGGCCGGGCGTGAGCCGGGTTCGGCGCCGGAGTGCCTCATTGATTACTTCCCCAACGACTGGTTGCTGATCGTGGATGAAAGCCATGTCACCTGCTCGCAGCTGCAGGCGATGTACAACGGCGACCAGGCGCGCAAGAAGGTGCTGATCGACCATGGCTTCCGCTTGCCCAGCGCGGCGGACAACCGGCCGTTGAAGGGGGAGGAGTTCTGGACCAAGGCTCATCAGACCGTGTTTGTGAGTGCCACGCCGGGGAACTGGGAGCTGGAGGTGAGCGGGGATGAGGTGGCCCAGCAGGTGATCAGGCCGACGGGAGTGCTGGATCCGGTGGTGGAGGTGCGGCCCACCAGCGGCCAGGTGGATGATTTGCTGGGGGAGATCCGCGACCGGGCGGCCAAGAACCAGCGGGTGCTGGTGACGACGCTCACCAAGCGGATGGCGGAAGACCTCACGGATTACCTGGCGGAGAACGAGGTGCGGGTGCGCTATCTGCACTCTGAGATTCACTCGATTGAGCGAATCGAGATCATCCAGGACCTGCGGCTTGGGGAATACGACGTGCTGGTGGGGGTGAACCTGCTGCGGGAGGGTCTGGACCTACCGGAAGTGAGCCTTGTGGCGATCCTTGATGCCGACAAGGAAGGCTTCCTGCGGGCTGAGCGCTCGTTGATTCAGACCATCGGCCGGGCGGCGCGCCATGTGGAGGGTGTGGCGCTGCTCTACGGCGACAACCTCACCGATTCGATGGCCAAGGCGATTTCGGAGACGGAGCGCCGACGCAGCATCCAGCAGGCTTACAACGAGAAGCACGGGATTGTGCCGACGGCTGCGGGCAAGAAGGCCAGCAATTCGATCTTGAGCTTCCTGGAACTGAGCCGCAAGCTCAAAACCGACGGGCCCGATGCGGATCTGGTGCAGGTGGCCGGCAAGGCAGTGGAGGCTTTGGAGGACGATGCCGATGGCATGGCCCTGGATGCCTTGCCGGAGCTGATCGATCAGCTGGAGCTGAAGATGAAGGATGCGGCCAAGAAGCTCGACTTCGAGGAAGCAGCCAACCTGCGCGACCGCATCAAGCAGCTGCGCCAGAAGTTAGTGGGAAAGGTTTAA
- the psbZ gene encoding photosystem II reaction center protein PsbZ, whose amino-acid sequence MQILNTLTVLALVVMSFALIVAVPVLYASNEDSGRSNRLILLGGIAWVALVLVNWGMSFFVV is encoded by the coding sequence ATGCAGATCCTCAACACACTCACCGTTCTGGCGCTGGTGGTGATGTCGTTCGCCCTGATCGTGGCCGTTCCTGTGCTGTACGCCTCCAATGAGGACAGCGGCCGCTCCAACCGCTTGATCCTCCTTGGCGGCATCGCTTGGGTGGCCCTGGTGCTGGTGAACTGGGGCATGAGCTTCTTCGTGGTGTGA
- the holA gene encoding DNA polymerase III subunit delta → MPIQLLWGDDSAALERAIQAVIDSALDPAWASVNLSRLDGSENGQARQALEEARTPPFGGGARVVLLQRSPFCNACPSELADRFEASIDAIPDSTQLLLCNPNKPDGRLRTTKALQKRVKAGQAKELSFKLPAVWDGAGQRQLVERTAGELNLTLEPAAVDALIDAIGSDSTRLSMELQKLALHAESTGSQCISATAVHSLIDGLSTNALQVGDALLTGDPGEAIALFDALIDGGEPALRIVATLSGQIRGWLWVLLLEQQGERDVAVIAKAAGIGNPKRIYVMRKQLQGRSPERCLNLLGRLLDVEAALKRGAQPGDAFRDGLLG, encoded by the coding sequence ATGCCGATCCAGTTGCTGTGGGGCGATGATTCCGCGGCACTGGAGCGGGCCATTCAGGCCGTGATCGACAGCGCGCTGGATCCGGCCTGGGCCAGCGTGAATCTGAGCCGGCTGGATGGCAGCGAGAACGGGCAGGCCCGCCAGGCCCTGGAGGAGGCCCGAACACCACCCTTTGGCGGCGGCGCGCGGGTGGTGCTGCTGCAGCGCTCACCGTTTTGCAATGCCTGCCCCAGTGAGCTGGCCGATCGCTTTGAAGCGTCCATCGACGCCATCCCAGACAGCACCCAGCTGCTGCTCTGCAACCCCAACAAACCCGATGGCCGCCTGCGCACCACCAAGGCCCTGCAGAAACGGGTGAAGGCAGGGCAAGCCAAGGAGCTCAGCTTCAAGCTGCCGGCGGTCTGGGATGGCGCCGGTCAGCGCCAGCTGGTGGAGCGCACTGCCGGCGAGCTCAACCTGACCCTGGAGCCCGCTGCGGTGGATGCCCTGATCGATGCCATCGGCAGCGACAGCACCCGCCTGAGCATGGAGCTGCAAAAACTGGCCCTGCATGCTGAAAGCACGGGCAGCCAATGCATTAGCGCCACAGCGGTGCACAGCCTGATCGATGGGCTCAGCACCAACGCCCTGCAGGTGGGCGATGCCCTGCTCACCGGCGATCCAGGAGAAGCGATCGCCCTGTTCGATGCCCTGATCGATGGCGGCGAACCCGCCCTGCGCATCGTGGCCACCCTCAGCGGGCAGATCCGCGGCTGGCTCTGGGTGCTGCTGCTGGAGCAGCAGGGGGAACGGGATGTGGCCGTGATCGCCAAGGCCGCCGGCATCGGCAATCCCAAGCGGATCTACGTGATGCGCAAGCAGCTGCAGGGCCGCAGCCCGGAGCGCTGCCTCAACCTGCTCGGCCGGCTGCTGGATGTGGAAGCAGCACTCAAACGCGGCGCCCAACCTGGCGATGCCTTCCGCGACGGGCTGCTGGGATGA
- a CDS encoding phage holin family protein, with protein MGTLTWLLQWPLRALVLLVVAALPLGIEVANFGTALWAAVLIGLLGTLLILPLKLLLGPLWVVTSLGGLIFPVSFLFNWLIATILFALASWLIDGFTLKRGFFSALFGAAVYSLIGTVAVRALLGPGA; from the coding sequence ATGGGAACCCTCACCTGGCTGCTGCAATGGCCCCTCCGTGCGCTAGTGCTGCTCGTAGTGGCGGCCCTGCCTCTCGGGATCGAGGTGGCCAATTTCGGCACAGCCCTGTGGGCTGCCGTGTTGATCGGCTTGCTGGGCACGTTGCTGATCCTGCCTTTGAAACTGCTGCTCGGGCCGCTGTGGGTGGTGACGTCCCTGGGCGGCTTGATCTTCCCGGTGTCGTTCCTGTTCAACTGGTTGATCGCCACCATCCTGTTTGCCTTGGCGAGCTGGCTGATCGATGGCTTCACCCTCAAGCGCGGATTCTTCAGTGCCCTGTTCGGTGCTGCGGTGTACAGCCTGATCGGCACCGTGGCCGTGCGGGCTTTGTTGGGGCCTGGTGCGTAG
- a CDS encoding aspartate kinase — protein MALLVQKFGGTSVGSVERIQAVARRIAACKDEGNDLVIVVSAMGHTTDELTAKARAISSNPPQREMDMLLATGEQVSIALLSMALHALGVPAISMTGAQVGIVTESAHGRARILDVRTDRLRSRLAEGQVVVVAGFQGTSQSSGGTAEITTLGRGGSDTSAVALAAALGADACEIYTDVPGVLTTDPRKVADAQLMPQVSCDEMLELASLGAAVLHPRAVEIARNYGVTMVVRSSWRDDAGTTLTSRSSRPIGREGLELGRPVDGAELVEGQAVLALSHVSDQPGVAAQLFESLSAGGVNVDLIIQSTHEGNSNDITFTVAESELEKARHICAEQLQTLGGELVAEAGMSKLSISGAGIMGRPGIAAGLFQTLSRVGINLRLIATSEVKVSCVVEASAGAKALQATRDAFELDSDLISLNPLPSGDGEPEVRGIALDRDQAQVSVRHVPDKPGTAGALCNALADAGISLDGIVQSERQHADGSRDISFTLKRDDRAAADRALSQLLAQWPGALLEDGPAIARVSAVGAGMPATAGTAGRMFRYLADAGVNIEMIATSEIRTSCVVAESDGIAALQAVHAGFQLGGSTRHQAQGTESPLEG, from the coding sequence ATGGCCCTGCTGGTGCAGAAGTTCGGCGGCACCTCCGTTGGCAGCGTGGAGCGCATTCAGGCTGTGGCCCGGCGCATCGCCGCCTGCAAGGACGAGGGCAACGACCTGGTGATCGTGGTATCGGCCATGGGCCACACCACCGATGAGCTCACCGCCAAGGCCCGCGCCATCAGCAGCAACCCGCCCCAGCGGGAGATGGACATGCTGCTGGCCACCGGCGAGCAGGTGTCGATCGCGTTGCTGTCGATGGCCCTGCACGCGCTGGGTGTGCCAGCGATCTCGATGACCGGCGCCCAGGTGGGCATCGTCACTGAATCCGCCCACGGCCGGGCCCGCATCCTCGATGTGCGCACCGACCGCCTGCGCAGCCGCCTGGCGGAAGGGCAGGTGGTGGTGGTGGCCGGCTTCCAGGGCACCAGCCAGAGCAGCGGCGGCACCGCCGAGATCACCACCCTGGGCCGTGGGGGCTCCGACACCTCAGCGGTGGCCCTGGCGGCAGCCCTCGGCGCCGATGCCTGTGAGATCTACACCGATGTGCCAGGGGTGCTCACCACCGATCCGCGCAAGGTGGCCGATGCCCAGCTGATGCCGCAGGTGAGCTGCGATGAAATGCTTGAGCTGGCCAGCCTCGGCGCCGCGGTTCTCCATCCCCGCGCCGTGGAGATCGCACGCAACTACGGCGTCACCATGGTGGTGCGCTCCAGCTGGCGCGATGATGCCGGCACCACCCTCACCAGCCGCAGCTCCAGGCCCATCGGCCGCGAAGGCCTCGAACTGGGCCGGCCCGTCGATGGCGCCGAACTGGTGGAAGGGCAGGCGGTGCTGGCGCTTTCCCACGTGTCGGATCAGCCGGGGGTCGCCGCCCAGCTGTTTGAAAGCCTCTCCGCAGGCGGGGTAAATGTGGATCTGATCATCCAGTCCACCCACGAGGGCAACAGCAACGACATCACCTTCACCGTGGCCGAATCCGAGCTCGAGAAGGCCCGGCACATTTGCGCAGAGCAACTGCAGACCCTCGGCGGTGAACTGGTCGCTGAAGCCGGCATGAGCAAACTCAGCATCAGCGGCGCGGGGATCATGGGCCGGCCCGGCATCGCCGCCGGCCTGTTCCAGACCCTCTCGCGAGTGGGCATCAACCTGCGCCTGATCGCCACCAGCGAAGTGAAGGTGAGCTGCGTGGTGGAGGCATCCGCCGGCGCCAAGGCCCTGCAGGCCACCCGGGACGCCTTTGAACTCGACAGTGATCTGATCAGCCTCAACCCCCTGCCCAGCGGCGATGGCGAACCGGAAGTGCGCGGGATTGCCCTCGACAGGGATCAGGCCCAGGTGAGCGTGCGTCACGTTCCCGACAAACCCGGCACCGCCGGTGCCCTCTGCAACGCCCTGGCCGATGCAGGCATCAGCCTTGATGGCATTGTGCAGTCGGAGCGGCAGCATGCCGATGGCAGCCGCGACATCAGCTTCACGCTCAAACGCGACGACCGCGCCGCCGCCGATCGCGCCCTCTCACAACTGCTGGCCCAATGGCCCGGCGCCCTTCTCGAGGATGGTCCTGCCATTGCCCGCGTCAGCGCCGTGGGTGCGGGCATGCCGGCGACGGCCGGCACCGCTGGGCGCATGTTCCGCTACCTAGCGGATGCGGGGGTGAACATCGAGATGATCGCCACCAGCGAAATCCGCACCAGCTGCGTGGTGGCCGAAAGCGATGGCATCGCCGCCCTTCAAGCCGTGCACGCTGGATTCCAGCTGGGCGGCAGCACCCGCCACCAGGCGCAGGGAACGGAATCGCCGCTGGAGGGGTGA
- a CDS encoding precorrin-8X methylmutase, whose translation MADHPIFTESIRRIRALLGETGLGPLEQQVLERLVHSSGDPGLRPLLQFSEGACACGLDALTGGAVILTDTAMAAAAVTPMAARTLGSEVRCLLEWAPEQSPPGSTRSAAAMQSVWPELTQAAAAAGQPMPLVLVGSAPTALELLLDLLEAGALAPSLVIGMPVGFVGVPESKRRLAASGLAQIRLEGTRGGAGLVAAAVNALLRAAQAAS comes from the coding sequence ATGGCCGATCACCCGATCTTCACCGAAAGCATCCGGCGCATCCGTGCGCTGCTGGGGGAGACGGGCTTGGGCCCTTTGGAACAGCAGGTGCTGGAGCGGCTGGTGCACAGCAGCGGTGATCCCGGCCTGAGGCCCCTGCTGCAGTTTAGTGAGGGGGCCTGCGCTTGCGGTTTGGACGCACTCACGGGTGGGGCCGTGATTCTCACGGACACGGCGATGGCCGCGGCGGCGGTGACACCGATGGCGGCCCGCACCCTGGGTAGTGAGGTGCGTTGCCTGCTCGAGTGGGCACCGGAGCAGTCACCGCCGGGTTCAACCCGTTCAGCGGCGGCGATGCAGAGTGTCTGGCCTGAACTCACGCAAGCAGCGGCGGCGGCCGGTCAGCCGATGCCGTTGGTGTTGGTGGGCAGTGCGCCCACGGCTCTGGAGCTGCTGCTCGATCTCTTGGAGGCGGGTGCGCTGGCGCCGAGTTTGGTGATCGGCATGCCGGTGGGGTTTGTGGGGGTGCCGGAGAGCAAACGACGCCTGGCTGCCAGTGGTCTGGCCCAGATCCGCCTGGAGGGCACCCGCGGCGGCGCTGGGTTGGTGGCTGCCGCTGTGAATGCCTTGCTGCGGGCGGCTCAGGCCGCCAGTTGA
- the mutS gene encoding DNA mismatch repair protein MutS, with the protein MPRSAARSEAQTLQGSLFGAPEPAGTPSPPSISPAANELADFTDASLSADAAARPRQRQNTNNTDPASEASGADEASGADDDASDAPAWAHHSQVDPEQLTPMLRHYVELKAEHPDRVLLYRLGDFFECFFEDAVELSRVLELTLTGKEGGKAIGRVPMAGIPHHAAERYCSELIRRGYSVALCDQLETTPAKGALLKRGITRVLTPGTVLEEGMLAARRNNWLAAVVIEPATGKTPFRWGLASADVSTGDVLVMERTGSDALHQQLAQLEASELLWAADGDSEPARPAWCPERLRLSPMARTPFSAPQAEQILKTHYNLASLDGLGLPELPLAQRAFGGLLQYVNDTQPLEENARVPLDVPTIMHSGDALVLDAQTRRNLELTATQRDGQLQGSLLWAIDQTLTAMGGRCLRRWIEAPLMDLIAIQQRQQVVSVLVSERSLRVGLRRLLRPMGDLERLAGRAGAGHAGARDLVAIADGLERLPQLAARLQSSLEHWPEGLAALQHPDAALAELAASIRQTLIDAPPLSLSEGGLIHDGVDPLLDGLRNQLDDQDAWLAEQERLERERSGNSNLRLQYHRTFGYFLAVSKAKASAVPDHWIRRQTLANEERFITPELKEREGRIFQLRARACQREYELYCSLREQVGAMAAPIRDAARAVASLDALAGLAEVAATSGWCAPVLSDSRQLEISAGRHPVVEQLLVESSFTPNDLALGSDTDLIVLTGPNASGKSCYLRQIGLIQLLAQIGSWVPAASARVGLADRIFTRVGAVDDLAAGQSTFMVEMAETANILHHASERSLVLLDEIGRGTATFDGLSIAWAVSEHLAGDLKARTVFATHYHELNNLASERANVANFQVMVEETGADLVFLHQVQSGGASRSYGIEAARLAGVPQPVVQRARQVLDQLAA; encoded by the coding sequence ATGCCGCGCTCCGCTGCCCGATCCGAGGCGCAGACCCTCCAGGGCAGTCTGTTCGGGGCTCCGGAACCTGCTGGCACTCCCAGTCCCCCTTCAATTAGCCCAGCTGCCAACGAGCTCGCCGACTTCACGGACGCCAGCCTCAGCGCCGATGCTGCCGCCCGGCCCCGCCAACGCCAGAACACCAACAACACCGACCCCGCTTCTGAGGCCTCCGGTGCAGACGAGGCCTCCGGTGCAGACGACGACGCCAGCGATGCGCCGGCCTGGGCCCACCACAGCCAGGTGGACCCGGAGCAGCTCACGCCGATGCTGCGCCACTACGTGGAGCTCAAGGCGGAGCATCCCGATCGCGTGCTGCTGTACCGCCTCGGCGATTTCTTCGAGTGCTTCTTTGAAGACGCCGTGGAACTCTCCCGAGTGCTGGAGCTCACCCTCACCGGCAAAGAGGGGGGCAAGGCGATCGGCCGGGTACCCATGGCCGGCATTCCCCATCACGCCGCCGAGCGCTACTGCTCCGAGCTGATCCGCCGCGGCTATTCGGTGGCCCTATGCGATCAGCTGGAAACCACCCCCGCAAAAGGCGCCCTGCTCAAACGCGGCATCACCCGCGTGCTCACCCCGGGCACGGTGCTGGAGGAGGGGATGCTGGCGGCCCGCCGCAACAACTGGCTGGCGGCCGTGGTGATAGAGCCGGCCACCGGCAAAACACCCTTCCGTTGGGGTCTGGCCAGTGCCGATGTGAGCACCGGCGATGTCCTGGTAATGGAACGCACGGGCAGCGACGCCCTGCATCAGCAATTGGCCCAGCTCGAGGCCTCCGAACTGCTCTGGGCTGCCGATGGCGACAGCGAACCAGCCCGCCCCGCCTGGTGCCCCGAGCGCCTGCGGCTCAGCCCCATGGCCCGTACCCCCTTCAGCGCGCCCCAGGCCGAGCAGATCCTCAAAACCCACTACAACCTGGCGAGCCTCGATGGCCTCGGCCTGCCGGAGCTGCCCCTGGCCCAGCGCGCCTTCGGGGGGTTGCTGCAGTACGTGAACGACACCCAACCCCTGGAAGAGAACGCCCGCGTGCCGTTGGATGTGCCCACGATCATGCACAGCGGTGACGCCCTGGTGCTCGATGCCCAGACCCGCCGCAACCTGGAGCTCACCGCCACCCAACGGGACGGACAACTGCAGGGGTCTTTGCTCTGGGCCATTGATCAGACCCTCACCGCCATGGGCGGCCGCTGCCTGCGCCGTTGGATCGAAGCACCGCTGATGGATCTCATCGCCATCCAGCAGCGTCAGCAAGTGGTGAGTGTGCTGGTGAGCGAGCGCTCGCTGCGGGTGGGGCTGCGCCGCCTGCTGCGGCCCATGGGCGATCTCGAGCGCCTGGCGGGCCGGGCCGGGGCTGGCCATGCCGGCGCCCGCGACCTGGTGGCGATCGCCGATGGGCTCGAGCGCCTGCCCCAACTGGCGGCCCGCCTGCAGAGCAGCCTGGAGCACTGGCCTGAGGGGCTCGCAGCCTTGCAGCACCCAGACGCAGCCTTGGCCGAGCTGGCCGCCAGCATCCGCCAGACCCTGATCGACGCCCCGCCCCTCTCCCTCAGCGAAGGCGGCCTGATCCATGACGGCGTCGATCCCCTGCTCGATGGCCTGCGCAATCAGCTCGATGACCAGGACGCCTGGCTGGCTGAGCAGGAGCGGCTGGAACGCGAACGCAGCGGCAACAGCAACCTGCGCCTGCAGTACCACCGCACCTTCGGGTATTTCCTGGCGGTGAGCAAAGCCAAGGCCTCGGCAGTGCCGGACCACTGGATCCGCCGCCAGACCCTTGCCAATGAGGAGCGCTTCATCACCCCCGAACTCAAAGAGCGCGAAGGCCGCATCTTCCAGTTGCGCGCCCGCGCCTGCCAGCGCGAATACGAGCTCTACTGCAGCCTGCGCGAGCAGGTGGGAGCCATGGCCGCTCCCATCCGGGACGCTGCCCGTGCCGTGGCCAGCCTCGACGCCCTGGCCGGGCTGGCGGAGGTGGCCGCCACCAGCGGCTGGTGCGCCCCGGTGCTCAGCGACAGCCGCCAGCTGGAGATCAGCGCCGGCCGTCACCCCGTGGTGGAACAGCTGCTGGTGGAGTCGTCCTTTACCCCCAACGACCTGGCCCTGGGCAGCGACACCGACCTGATCGTGCTCACCGGCCCCAATGCCAGCGGCAAAAGCTGTTACCTGCGCCAGATCGGCCTTATCCAACTGCTGGCCCAGATCGGCAGCTGGGTGCCGGCCGCTTCAGCCCGCGTTGGCCTGGCCGATCGCATCTTCACCCGGGTGGGCGCCGTGGATGATCTCGCCGCCGGCCAGTCCACCTTCATGGTGGAGATGGCGGAAACCGCCAACATCCTCCACCACGCCAGCGAGCGCTCCCTGGTGCTGCTCGATGAGATCGGCCGAGGCACCGCCACCTTCGATGGCCTCTCAATCGCCTGGGCCGTGAGTGAACATCTGGCCGGAGACCTCAAGGCCCGCACCGTGTTCGCCACCCACTACCACGAGCTCAACAACCTGGCCTCCGAACGCGCCAACGTGGCCAACTTCCAGGTGATGGTGGAGGAAACCGGCGCCGATCTGGTGTTCCTGCATCAGGTGCAATCCGGGGGGGCCAGCCGCAGCTATGGCATCGAAGCCGCCCGCCTTGCCGGCGTGCCTCAACCCGTCGTGCAACGGGCCCGGCAGGTGCTCGATCAACTGGCGGCCTGA
- a CDS encoding DUF561 domain-containing protein, with amino-acid sequence MTRLSLLPAALRRSLDQRSTLKVIAGLMNFDAASVARVSRAAGLGGADLIDVACDPELVALALELSRGVPVCVSSVEPEQFPAAVAAGAALVEIGNYDAFYPQGRVFGAEEVMELTRRTRALLPEVVMSVTVPHTLPMDQQEQLAVDLVAAGADLIQTEGGTSAKPFSAGSLGLIEKAAPTLAAAHSISAALQQAGCNAPVLCASGLSAVTVPMAIAAGASGVGVGSAVNRLSDELAMVAVVRGLREALTASTATSRL; translated from the coding sequence ATGACCCGCCTTTCACTGCTGCCTGCCGCTCTACGCCGCAGCCTGGACCAGCGGTCCACGCTCAAGGTGATCGCCGGCCTGATGAACTTCGATGCGGCCTCGGTGGCCCGCGTGTCCCGCGCCGCGGGGCTGGGTGGGGCCGATCTGATCGATGTGGCCTGTGACCCGGAGCTGGTGGCCCTGGCGCTGGAGCTGTCCAGGGGTGTGCCGGTGTGTGTGTCGTCGGTGGAGCCTGAGCAGTTCCCGGCTGCGGTGGCCGCCGGAGCGGCGCTGGTGGAGATCGGCAATTACGACGCCTTCTACCCCCAGGGCCGGGTCTTCGGTGCCGAGGAGGTGATGGAGCTCACCCGCCGCACCCGCGCCCTGCTTCCAGAGGTGGTGATGAGCGTGACGGTGCCCCACACCCTGCCGATGGATCAGCAGGAGCAGCTGGCGGTGGATCTGGTGGCCGCTGGCGCTGATCTGATCCAAACCGAAGGCGGCACCAGCGCCAAGCCCTTCAGTGCCGGCAGCCTCGGCCTGATCGAAAAAGCCGCACCCACCCTGGCCGCTGCCCACAGCATCAGCGCCGCTCTGCAGCAGGCCGGTTGCAACGCACCTGTGCTTTGTGCGTCGGGACTGTCAGCCGTCACCGTGCCGATGGCCATCGCCGCCGGTGCCTCCGGTGTGGGTGTGGGGTCGGCCGTGAACCGTCTCAGCGATGAGCTGGCGATGGTGGCTGTGGTGCGCGGCCTGCGTGAGGCGCTCACCGCCAGCACGGCCACCAGCCGCCTGTGA
- the tilS gene encoding tRNA lysidine(34) synthetase TilS — MTASEPWLHWHDRLHRQLLQTPTLLPQGTTLLLALSGGQDSMALLGLLRDLRKHHHWTLQLWHGDHGWHPGSAAVAEALAQWCAQKSLPLQVSRSTAAITGSEAAARAWRYSELSQYAQQLNQAGAPCDSCTVLTAHTASDRAETLLIQLSRGTDLAGLGSLRQSRPLQADANEGPRLVRPLLDFTRDETAAICQDLQLPVWHDPSNSDPHIERNRIRQEVLPVLESLHAGCSRRMALLSERISQVHDSQNALLDLSLQSLHTAGNGLQRPPLQALAADPRRTLLQRWLHRQGVQPQNARQLEELSRAIGPQQPPGERHLAGGHRLHWCRNWVQLDNRG; from the coding sequence ATGACCGCCAGCGAGCCCTGGCTGCACTGGCACGACCGGCTGCATCGCCAGCTGCTGCAGACCCCCACACTCCTGCCCCAGGGCACCACCCTGCTGCTGGCGCTGTCCGGCGGGCAGGACTCAATGGCCCTGCTGGGGCTGCTGCGCGATCTCAGAAAACACCACCACTGGACCCTGCAGCTCTGGCATGGCGACCACGGCTGGCATCCCGGTTCGGCCGCCGTCGCCGAAGCCCTGGCCCAATGGTGCGCTCAGAAGTCCCTGCCTCTGCAGGTGAGCCGCAGCACGGCTGCGATCACCGGCAGCGAAGCCGCAGCACGCGCCTGGCGTTACAGCGAACTCAGTCAGTACGCCCAGCAGCTGAATCAGGCAGGCGCACCCTGCGACTCCTGCACGGTGCTCACCGCCCACACCGCCAGCGACCGGGCCGAAACCCTCTTGATCCAGCTCAGCCGCGGCACGGATCTGGCAGGGCTGGGCAGCCTGCGTCAGAGCAGACCGTTGCAGGCCGATGCCAACGAGGGACCCCGGTTGGTGAGGCCCTTGCTCGATTTCACCCGGGATGAAACAGCCGCGATCTGTCAAGACCTGCAACTGCCGGTCTGGCATGACCCCAGCAACAGCGATCCGCACATCGAACGCAACCGCATCCGCCAGGAGGTGCTGCCCGTGCTCGAGTCCCTTCATGCCGGTTGCAGTCGGCGCATGGCCTTGCTCAGCGAACGGATCTCCCAGGTGCATGACAGCCAAAACGCGCTGCTGGATCTGAGCCTGCAGAGCCTCCACACGGCTGGCAATGGCCTGCAACGGCCTCCCTTGCAGGCTCTGGCTGCCGATCCCAGGCGCACCCTGCTGCAACGCTGGCTGCATCGGCAGGGCGTCCAGCCCCAGAACGCCCGGCAGCTGGAGGAACTCAGCCGCGCCATCGGCCCCCAGCAGCCGCCTGGAGAACGCCACCTTGCTGGAGGCCATCGCCTCCACTGGTGCCGGAACTGGGTACAACTAGATAACAGGGGCTGA